Genomic window (Pararge aegeria chromosome 22, ilParAegt1.1, whole genome shotgun sequence):
CGATATTGGATCCTATGACGACGGTGCCATTTATGCCATAGCAAAAGGTTTATCTAAATCAGGTGTTGGTATAACTGGCAACGAAGACAGGAAATATAGAAAAGGCACGAAAACCAAAGGATTTCATAAGATCTCTCATAAAGATGAGTACAACAAAGAAAAAGAATTTTACGAAGAAGATGAAACTAGTGGCGTGATAAAGAAAAAAGGTGCAAAAGGTGTAGGGTTTAACATAGGCGCTGGTGCGGGAATAAAACAAGGCTACTTTCACCATGATCGTGCAAAGGGATTATTCGGTAAAGAAGGTTTTTCGAATAAAGGAAAATCGAAAAAAGAAGATGAAGGGTTCAGTGATTCTCAAGGATTCGATGCTTATTTTAACAGCGAATAGTGCGAGTTTTACAAATAAGTTTACGTTTCAAATATGAATTAGAGTTAATATAGTGGTATTATTTGTCAGGTTTGCAATATGACTAATTTCTGAATGTTACGAGGTTTCCAGTAATTTATTGTTCGTATTtagattgtatttaatttaaagagatttttattgaattacttTGTGGTTTTATGTGCTCCGAaagtacaataaattaaattaaagatttcttttttacatcgaaaaaaagattttcttaaAACTAAGCGGAACCTATAAATCACTCAAAACGGAAATGCATTCATAATTGAGGTAGCTACACATTTAATATGCGTAACCGTTATCGAGTGTATTTAAAAGGTTTCAAAACTAAATATGaagtttaaattatgtaatttattatttcagctacacgtttaagttatttattaaaataaaaattatgggGTGGTTAAAGAATAAATTCCTTAAAATATGCGgtaagtttatataattttagctcatagatatttttcagtattaaaaatactttcgttttagaaaatttatcaaataatgtataaaactattttgtaaaattatcaaaattattttggtttcagctatattaatttttgaatcCGCTAGCAGTATATATTGCTTACATGTAGTTCCTACGTCGTATCCCTGTTGCGATAATATAGGTTCAATATCAAACTTTGGTACTGGTGTGATATCTACTCCAGTATATCCACTCAATCTGGATTCTGAAACTGATCCCTTCAAAAGTGGCCAAAAAGCATTCGGACTTGTGATGCCACCACCATTTGCACCCGACGATGATACAAGTGCTGGATATCAGACCAAGGCCTACAGTTGTTCCTTGATACCGTGTCTCGAAGAAGAAACGACAGGGACAGTGTGCGCCTGCAATTTTAATACGGGCAATgttgttacttttaaaaatagttgcgatgtaaaaaaacacaattgtcGCTTTAATACAGGTAAGAGTTTGTTCAGTACGAAATAACTTTGCATGAATAAGGCTTTTACGATATCGTTGCGGTGAAAGTCTTGTGGTAAGAACATCAGCTTCTCTGTCgggagagttttccataatattctcaaaagcgtgtgtcTACCAAtgtgcacttggccagcttggtgcaGTACAatcctaaacccttttcattctgagaggagaggaGAACCGTCTCCTGTAGTGGGCTGAAATGGGTTGTAGGTTATGATGATATTGAAGTGCATTTatatgttcaaattcaaaattcaaaattcaaattcaaaattcatttatttcaagcaggcccaatacaagcactttcgaaacgtcaagtctgtccgtgtgtagtgactctaccaccggttcggaaggcagattctaccgagaagaagccggcaagaaactcagcagttgctcttttccaacatcaaaaatttacattttacattttaacattcatttttctatcttgtgagagatgaaagcggaggcggatgcttccaagcaaccttgtcattaagaaactcatcaattgtataataacctcgctgtaataaatgtgttttaacacattctttaaacttatgcattggtaggtccaaaattaccttaggaatcatattataaaagcgtatactcaatcccacaaatgacttctgcacctttcgcagacgatatgcagatgtcactaatttatgaccatttcttgtaagtcgactgtttatatccactttttgtttataaagactaatatgttgtcttacaaatactatattgttatgtgtgtgaggctaccgtaagtataccaatttctttaaatttttcacggagggattcacgtgatttaagtttatatattgaccgtacagctcttttctgcaatatgaatatagtttcaatatcagcagctttgccccataataagatcccgtaagacatcacactatgaaagtacgcgaagtaaacaagtcttgctgtttctacgtcagtaatctgtctaattttcctgacggcgtaggcagccgagcttagtttacctgctagtgtatctatatgggtaccccactgaagcttacaatctaaggtcatgcccagaaaaactgtggaatcttccatttttagtgattctccatttattattatattactaacttattaactaacttatttattattaactttctttacatttggtaaaataaattccacacacttagttttttttgcatttaaaagtaaattattgacagtaaaccagtgcgacacatgcgacatagcactgcttacatcgtcagagttgtctctacctctatcagttttaaaaattagagatgtatcatctgcaaacagtacaatgtcagaggtttcactgacatggtgtggtagatcatttatatacaccaaaaatagaaagggacccaagattgaaccctgtgggacacccattgacgtagccgacccctgcgacttaatgtcttttatgcaaaccctttgggttctgtcactgagataagaatGATGagatatgaatttaaattaaatatctttacacacatagttttcatttaaataaatccaaTACAATTTTCAGCATCAGCAATCGATTCTAAAACCTTTTTGTGAATAAAGTGCCctttttttagttacttttagTTTTGGATATTGTGtagcataaatatttattttcagcaTTCAAGGTTATTCTAAACGAGATTTGCCCGTGGGAATTTGAATCGAGgcgaagtaataaaatatttgaagtaaattataacgatcctaaatactataataaataaaaattaaatacaacatGAACAAAGAAAGGATCTTTTTTTATGACTGTAATTGATTCAATATTTTGCGTTCATTGaaacaaactatataatattataaaaataaattaaagaaattgttgAGTATTTAATGCTTTTTGCTCTATTTTACCTTTcaactttttttcaaaaaaataacattactattattaaatggAATCGATTTTtatgtcaattaaaaataaattcaatcactatcgaaaaaaaacattaatgtctATGCTAAATGAAGTTTGTCACTTTAACTGTCAATAACTGAACTCTATAGTCTTTGAATCGTAATGAATTGAAGTTGAAGTGTTTGTGTAAATGATTGTGAaacaaagaatattataatacgaAATAGATGAGGTTCGGTAGAGGCAACCTCTTGAACATTACTCATGAGTACGGAAGAGACTCTGTTGAATCTCGATTTCGACAAACATCCCACGACGAGTACGCCTCCCGATGACGGCGTGGTATCTTTGTCGAGTAGCACCGAGGACATTTGCTTAGTGCCGGAGGTCGGCTTCGAAGGAAACGTGGATTCCCCGGGCGTCAACCGGGAGTCGCAGCCCCTGCTGGGCGGCCGCGGCGACCTGGACCTCTCCTGCAACCACTTCCCAGGTACCAGGCCGCCTGGGCGGCCGCAACTTATCTCGCCCTTAATACCCCGTACGACGCATATGGTTATCAGTATCAGTCGCTAGTATCTGCGGCGACACTTGTGCGTCTTCCCCTAACACTGCAGGGCTTCCTTACACCAACTAATTATCAATACTAAGTCATTACTCATACTTTGCTTCCACAAATTTTAAATAGATGCAGTCCTTGACATTAAAACGCATTTTTCcatgttaaaataatgttacttgtttgtttgaaatcttttttgGTAGCAGTTTGACCCAACTtcagtatgtttttttaatcataaagaTGTAAATGTCTATTCATGTTTACACTATGGTGAACATAGGCACAGATTAGATTTTCATGTCAATTTTCAGTGGATCGTAACAGCTGTGTGTTCATAATATTTGTGTTCCTAGTTATCCGGATGGATTTGTTATTTGAGTGCAGTGAGTTGTTTTTATTAAGCATATTGATATTGGGTTGCTTTtaatttgatgaataatatgaaATGAGAAATAAGAGTATTAAGAAAGTTCTCCATATGGTAGGGTATCAAAACATATCCTATCCAAATtacaaagattttattataataatatatattctataGGTTGCTGTTGTAATGCTAAGATtattttcattgatttaatatttctgtgTATGAATGTTGTCAGAAACAAAATAGTTATGAAACATTTGTACCAATAAACACATTTGGATAAACTGCCACTGATTTTGTAATATCAGACTCTTAGTTAACTCAAATTAcctatatattgaaaaaatgtTAACTAAAAAATCAAACCAGTTTcacgaataattattattatttcatggtCAAAGATAAAGACTATAATGCAAGAACCAACCAAGAACCTTTGAGTAGTTTAGATCCAAATATATTCCCTAAATTGAATGAACAAATGCAATGTTTCATTTTTCTCTAATTCTTatctaaataattacatttagGTAGTACTTAggtttgaattattatttgtgttatcTGTAATACTTGACCTctgaagtaattatttaaatataatactgCAGAGGCTTGAGTAAACTTTGTAGATGATTGTAATTTCATAACTAAGCAAatgaaatgatattttttagagCTATTGTGAAATATTACTACTGCATAAGCAACTTTGTCATCTTGTCCATCATTTTTCAATAGACTTTATCAATAAATGtgtatacagggttaaataaaaaattaaagatagcTCTCTGCCTGTACttgcttacattaaaactaacaattttttttttactggatagattgtgaaatattaaatattttacaaagatactctacttgttacttaACAGCACACAAACCATGACTTGCATGCTCACAGTGGTTTGGCATCAGTAACAGCGGACTATTGTGACTATTTGGCTGATCATGAGTATTTGGTTTTACAGTGTGTTGTCACTTTACAGAACAATTTAATCCTGTTTATGGAACAAATAACAAGTAAGCAACAAATGCTATTTATCTtctcacccggtggtaaatAGATTTATGacagtagttccagagattaggaTTATTATTCCACATTGATAAGCTTCATCTATAGACATAGTTAGCCACAGCAAGCTTCCTCGAAATTTGATAATACTAGCTGTAGCCCACcgtattgatatgatgataagcATGCAGGATGCAgctaattttgaaataaaaaggaaaagacTTACAAGTGGGTAAGCCAAGATATTCAAAGCCCTTTTTGTGAAGTTAAAACTTTATCGGAAATCAGTTGTTACTGTGATTTTGTAGACTCTTACTGGATCGATGATTCACGCTGCCTGTGTGATAGCGGCGTAGACGCTCCTTAATATAAGATTTGTATGCCCACAATCGTTAAGACACAGAGTATCAACAATAATGACAGAGTACAATGGAGCTTATCAATCTCGTGTTGAACGTTCATATTCGCCTACACTTGTTGACCCAGAATGGCTGGAAGGTGGAGCACGAGCCGCGTTTTGTCACCTCATCAGGTGTGCGAAAACCCGACATCATAGCCGCGGCTAGCGCCATATTGGACGCACACGTAACGCACGCAGAGCTCGTCCAGTTGGTAATCTGGGACTGCCTAACCCGAATGCGTCCGAACGACGCACGATCTCTTCTGCTGGGGTCACCGAGCCACGTCTTCGAACGTGTACAGGCCTGTAAGGATTTGTTGTGATTGTTACATAGAGGTAGTTTATGGGCTAGTGGTAGGTAAATTATGCCCGAAAAATGCAAAATTCGTATGAA
Coding sequences:
- the LOC120633821 gene encoding uncharacterized protein LOC120633821, whose translation is MGWLKNKFLKICAILIFESASSIYCLHVVPTSYPCCDNIGSISNFGTGVISTPVYPLNLDSETDPFKSGQKAFGLVMPPPFAPDDDTSAGYQTKAYSCSLIPCLEEETTGTVCACNFNTGNVVTFKNSCDVKKHNCRFNTAFKVILNEICPWEFESRRSNKIFEVNYNDPKYYNK